One stretch of Malus domestica chromosome 14, GDT2T_hap1 DNA includes these proteins:
- the LOC139191124 gene encoding actin-like: protein MIGMEAAGIHETTYHSIMKCDVDIRKDLYGNIVLSGGSTIFPGISDRMSKESTVLAPSNMKIKVVAPPETNYSVWIGGSILASLSTFQQLWIAKAEYDESAPQLFTGNASNRVNKASGEQRIYT, encoded by the exons ATGATTGGAATGGAAGCTGCCGGTATCCACGAAACCACATACCACTCTATCATGAAGTGTGATGTTGATATTAGGAAGGATCTGTATGGAAATATTGTCCTCAGTGGAGGCTCCACTATATTCCCTGGAATTTCTGACAGGATGAGCAAAGAGAGTACAGTCTTGGCTCCAAGTAACATGAAGATTAAGGTCGTAGCACCACCAGAGACGAATTACAGTGTCTGGATCGGAGGCTCCATTTTAGCATCCCTCAGCACTTTCCAACAG TTGTGGATTGCAAAGGCAGAGTACGATGAGTCGGCCCCTCAATTGTTCACAGGAAATGCTTCTAATCGCGTAAACAAAGCTAGCGGGGAACAAAGAATTTACACGTAA